DNA sequence from the Methylacidiphilum kamchatkense Kam1 genome:
TCATCAAACCTCTTCAGATCTTTTTGCTCTGATTTGTGGTCTTGCTTCTATAATTGGTCATAACTTTACCCCTTGGTTAAAGGGCAAGGGAGGCAAAGGAATAGCAACCTCAGCCGGTGTCCTCTTAGCCCTTATGCCCAAGGTGTTCCTCCTGCTTCTGATTGCTTGGTTCGGTATCTTGTTTTTTACCCGCATTGTATCGATCAGCTCGATCTGTGCTGCTTTGTTCTTTCCCTTCTTTACCTTTATCCTCTATCCAAACAATCCTTTATTCTTCTTTTTTTCCATTGTCGCTTCTTTTCTTGCTATATGGAGACATAGATCAAACATAAAAAGAATTTTCAATGGGACTGAACCAAAACTGAATTTTTCAAAACAAAACAAATGAAGATCGGTATCCTAGGCCAGGGGAAGTGGGGGAAAACGATAAAAAAACTCCTTGCAGAAAATGGCCATGAACCTTTCGGCTTTCATCATACGGATCATCCGTGGGAACAACAACTTGACTGTCTTTGTATTGCTATTCCTGTTCAGCACATTCGACAAACTCTTCTTCGGTTTCCTAATCCAGAGTGTCCAGTCATAAGTCTAAGTAAAGGATTGGAGATCACCACGGGCAAGAGAGTCACGGAAATCATCAAAGATGTATGGAAAAATGAGAATGTAGGAGCTCTTTCGGGCCCTACCTTTTCAGAAGAAATCTCTGCTGGACTTCCAGCAGCCGCAGTCGTAGCATCTGAAAAAGAAGCTCTAGGAATATTTTTCCAAAATATTTTTCATTCGAGAACCTTTCGCGTTTATCGGACCACCGATCTGGTGGGGGTAGAACTAGGAGGCGCGCTTAAAAATGTTTATGCGATTGCTGGAGGCCTTTGCTATGGACTGGCTCTAGGGGACAATGCTCATGCCTCCCTTTTGACTCGATCCTTAGCAGAAATGACCAGACTAGGAGTGACTGCAGGCGGGAAAGCTGAGACTTTCTTTGGTCTTAGTGGTGTAGGAGATCTCTTGCTTACGGCTAGCAGCATGAAAAGTAGGAATTTTAGGCTTGGGATGAGAATAGCTTCTGGCATTCCTTTGACTAAGGCTTTGTCAATGGAATCAACCGTTATAGAAGGATATCCAACGGCTTTTTCCGTTTACAAAAGCGCTCTTTTTTCTAAACAAAAAAAACCAGTCGCCGATGAAGTCTACAAGATACTCTACGAGGGCAAGAACATTCAAGCTTCAGTAATGGATCTTTTGAGACGGCAAGTCGGTGAAGAAGACTAGCCGAATCAACGGCTTATTCTACCGTAACGCTTTTGGCCAAATTTCTAGGTTTATCAACGTCTTTGCCCAAGATAATTGCCAAATGATACGCAAACAATTGCAGCGGGATAACGGTTAATATGGGACACAAATACTCTTGTGCATTGGGAATATATAAGACCTCATCGGCAATTTTAGAAACCAGATCGTCTTTTTCCGTCGCAATAGCGATAATCGGTCCGCCTCTTGCCTTTACTTCTTCCATATTACTAATGTTTTTGTCATAAACGCCGTCTTTAGGACAAAGAAAAATGCTCGGAGTGAATTGATCGATTAAAGCTATAATCCCATGTTTTAATTCAGCCGAAGGGTTCCCCTCGGCACTACAATAGGAAACTTCCTTTATCTTTAATGCACCTTCCAATGCCACTCCATATTGAAACTGGCGTCCAAAGAGCAAAAATCTTTTTGAATGGGCATACTTTTTTGCCAACTCTCGGACTTGTGGATCCAACTTGATGACTTCGGCCACTTGATCCGGAAGCGCTTCAATAGCTTCTACGATTTCATGGCCTTCTCTGGCAGAGAGAAACCTCAATCTGCCTAATAATAAAGCAAGCAGCGTGAAGATAAGGACTTGGGAAGTAAACGATTTTGTAGCCGCCACCGCGATTTCAGGGCCTGCATGCATAAAGACTCCCCCTTCTGTTTCTCTGGCTATCGAGCTTCCCACACGGTTACATATCCCAAGGACCTTAAGCCCCTTTCTTTTTGCTTCTTTGACAGCCGCAAGGGTATCAGCAGTTTCTCCAGATTGGCTCACAGCAATAACCACCGTATGCCTATCAATCGGAGAATTCTTATATCGAAATTCACTTGAAAATTCGACTTCTACCGGAATATGTGCGAGGGATTCAATAAGATATTCCCCCACAATCCCAGCATGCCTAGCAGAACCACATCCAATAACTTGGATTCTTTCAATCCTGAGTAGTTCCTGAGGACTCATATTCAGTCCTCCCAGTTTAGCCGTTGCTTCTTCCTGGATTAATCTACCTCGGAAAGCATTCCTAATCGCTTCGGGCTGATCATAAATTTCTTTTAGCATGTAATGAGGAAAGCCTTTGAGGCTGGCACTCATTTCAGATTGATCAACGTCCCGGATTTCAAATCCATTATTAGTTTTATTTAAAGACTGGATATCGAAAGTCTCAGGGTTGATTGTTACAAGATCTCCATCATTTAAATAGACAACTTTATGCGCATAGGGACAAATCGCTGTGACATCACTACTTAAAAAATACTCATCATTTCCAATTCCCAAGACCAAGGGACTACCTCTTCTAGCCCCTACAAGCAAGTTGGGGACCTCGGAATGGATCAAAGCAATCCCATAAGTGCCACTAATTTCCTTTAGTGAACGCTTGAGTGCTTGGATAAGTCTGGCAGTGGGATCGTCTTCATTTCCCAGCTCATAGTAATGACCTATAAGATGGGCTAAAACTTCCGTGTCTGTTTCTGATTGAAAGGTATGCCCTAAATGGATTAATCTTTGCTTTAAAAGTTGGTAATTTTCAATAACTCCATTATGAACCAACGAAAGATGGCGCAACTGGTCGAAGTGTGGATGCGCATTTTCATCGCTAGGAATACCGTGAGTGGCCCAGCGGGTATGACTGATCCCCAGTCTACCGTCCAACTCCTTTTTCCCAAGAAGATGGATAAGTTCAGAAATTCTTCCCTTTTTTTTTACCACCTCAATCTTAGTCCCATCGAAAATGGCAATACCACTGGAATCATAGCCCCGATATTCCAACCGCTTGAGCCCATCCAACAGAATAGGCTGTGCCTTCTTTTTCCCAAGGTAAGCAAAAATTCCACACATGGCGTATCTTTTTTAAATAAAATCAAAATAAATATCAAACATTATGAATAGATCTCACCTTTTTTCCTTTTCTCCCATGGATGTCATTACAGTGATTCTGGGAGGAGGTGCAGGCACAAGACTGTTCCCACTAACCAAAGAAAGGGCAAAACCAGCCGTGCCTATTGCTGGCAAATATCGTCTTGTAGATATCCCCATAAGTTTGTCAATCAATTCTGGGTTAAGAAGAATTTTTATATTAACCCAGTTCAATAGCTCTTCTCTCCATCGACATATCCAGCAGACCTATCGGTTTGATGACTATTCCCAAGGTTTTGTAGAAATTCTGGCTGCGCAGCAGACTCCCAAAGGTGCTTACTGGTATCAGGGTACCGCAGATGCGGTTAGACAAAACCTTATCCATTTTGCCAGTCACCCTCATGATATGGTCTTAATTCTTGCTGGAGACCAACTCTATAAGATGGATTACCGAGTAATGATCGAACAGCATATTGAAACCTGCGCAGATGTGACGGTCGGAATCACCCCTGTTCCCATGAAACAGGCTTCTGCCTTAGGAATCTTAAGGGTCAATGAAGAAAAACGAATAGTGGCCTTCGTGGAAAAACCGAAAGAAAAAGAAGTACTGAAAGAATTTGCTATATCCGATCCTTTTTTAAGTCTTTATCACATACCAAAGGATTCAGCTTACTATTTTGCCTCAATGGGCATTTATGTTTTTAATCGCAAGACCCTTTCCAATGCGCTTGTAGGCGCTGAGCCAGATTTTGGCAAAGATATTATTCCTTCGTTAATCCGCACGCATCGGGTCTATTCTTATATTTATCCTGGCTATTGGGAAGACATTGGAACAATCTCAGCTTTCTACCAAGCCAATTTGGACCTATGTCATCTCCATTCCAATTTTGACTTTTACGATAGCCACTTTCCCATATTTACTCGGCCCAGATATCTTCCGCCCTCCAAAATCCTCGATGCAACAATCGAAAATTCTCTTATTGCGGAAGGCTGTATCATTACGGGAGCGAAAATCACCCATTCTCTCATTGGAATAAGAAGCATTGTTCAACCAGAAACTTGCCTCAAAGATACCGTGCTTCTTGGGAACGACTATTACGAAACAGAAAGTCAGGCGCTAAGCGCAGAAGGCCACGGTCTTCCTAGAATAGGGATTGGCAATAACTCTTTCATTGAAAAAACCATCATCGATAAGAATAGTCGGATTGGCAATAATGTGAAAATTTCTCCTGCCGGCAAGCCTCAGAATTACGATGGTGATTTCTATTATATTCGAGATGGGATCGTTATCATCCCACGAGGCGGAGTCGTTCCTCATGGAACGATTATTTAACTGGAGCTTTACAGTCCTTAATTTTTCATTTTATTGATTTTCGTTGCCTATGAACTTGAAAAACTTAAATAAGCAAAAGAGTGTTGTTCGAGCAAGCTGCCACGGCTTTTCCTATCCTTCTGATCCCCTAGAATGCCTGACCAAATTCCGTTCTTTTTTTGATCTGCCCGGCGCTTGCGCTTGGCCTGAAAAAAATTCGATCGGGAAAGAAAAAAAAGAGCGGCTTGCCGTTTTGTCTCCTCATATCGATTTTCAAGTAAGTCCCAAGGCCTATACTCATGCCTTTTCTCACTGGTTTTCTAGGGCAGAAGCCGATTTTTTCATTATCCTTGGAGTTGGACACCATAGCCGGCTTGAATGGAGTATTGATAGTAGAGATTATATAACTCCTTTAGGAAGAGCCTATAACAGAACGGATATTGTGGAGCTCATCGAAAGAAGCGTCAATTTTTCTCTGGCTGATCCCTATGGACATCAAAAAGAGCATTCTATCGAATTTCCTATCGTTTTTATGCAAGCTTTGCGTTACTGGATGGGCAT
Encoded proteins:
- the plsY gene encoding glycerol-3-phosphate 1-O-acyltransferase PlsY, translating into MSSTAISPLLLVSGILLSFLCGSIPFGFLLGKAKGIDIRLLGSKNIGATNVGRILGWKWGLLVFLLDFLKGFLPVFLIRFHFDVHQTSSDLFALICGLASIIGHNFTPWLKGKGGKGIATSAGVLLALMPKVFLLLLIAWFGILFFTRIVSISSICAALFFPFFTFILYPNNPLFFFFSIVASFLAIWRHRSNIKRIFNGTEPKLNFSKQNK
- a CDS encoding NAD(P)H-dependent glycerol-3-phosphate dehydrogenase, with the translated sequence MKIGILGQGKWGKTIKKLLAENGHEPFGFHHTDHPWEQQLDCLCIAIPVQHIRQTLLRFPNPECPVISLSKGLEITTGKRVTEIIKDVWKNENVGALSGPTFSEEISAGLPAAAVVASEKEALGIFFQNIFHSRTFRVYRTTDLVGVELGGALKNVYAIAGGLCYGLALGDNAHASLLTRSLAEMTRLGVTAGGKAETFFGLSGVGDLLLTASSMKSRNFRLGMRIASGIPLTKALSMESTVIEGYPTAFSVYKSALFSKQKKPVADEVYKILYEGKNIQASVMDLLRRQVGEED
- the glmS gene encoding glutamine--fructose-6-phosphate transaminase (isomerizing); the encoded protein is MCGIFAYLGKKKAQPILLDGLKRLEYRGYDSSGIAIFDGTKIEVVKKKGRISELIHLLGKKELDGRLGISHTRWATHGIPSDENAHPHFDQLRHLSLVHNGVIENYQLLKQRLIHLGHTFQSETDTEVLAHLIGHYYELGNEDDPTARLIQALKRSLKEISGTYGIALIHSEVPNLLVGARRGSPLVLGIGNDEYFLSSDVTAICPYAHKVVYLNDGDLVTINPETFDIQSLNKTNNGFEIRDVDQSEMSASLKGFPHYMLKEIYDQPEAIRNAFRGRLIQEEATAKLGGLNMSPQELLRIERIQVIGCGSARHAGIVGEYLIESLAHIPVEVEFSSEFRYKNSPIDRHTVVIAVSQSGETADTLAAVKEAKRKGLKVLGICNRVGSSIARETEGGVFMHAGPEIAVAATKSFTSQVLIFTLLALLLGRLRFLSAREGHEIVEAIEALPDQVAEVIKLDPQVRELAKKYAHSKRFLLFGRQFQYGVALEGALKIKEVSYCSAEGNPSAELKHGIIALIDQFTPSIFLCPKDGVYDKNISNMEEVKARGGPIIAIATEKDDLVSKIADEVLYIPNAQEYLCPILTVIPLQLFAYHLAIILGKDVDKPRNLAKSVTVE
- a CDS encoding glucose-1-phosphate adenylyltransferase — translated: MNRSHLFSFSPMDVITVILGGGAGTRLFPLTKERAKPAVPIAGKYRLVDIPISLSINSGLRRIFILTQFNSSSLHRHIQQTYRFDDYSQGFVEILAAQQTPKGAYWYQGTADAVRQNLIHFASHPHDMVLILAGDQLYKMDYRVMIEQHIETCADVTVGITPVPMKQASALGILRVNEEKRIVAFVEKPKEKEVLKEFAISDPFLSLYHIPKDSAYYFASMGIYVFNRKTLSNALVGAEPDFGKDIIPSLIRTHRVYSYIYPGYWEDIGTISAFYQANLDLCHLHSNFDFYDSHFPIFTRPRYLPPSKILDATIENSLIAEGCIITGAKITHSLIGIRSIVQPETCLKDTVLLGNDYYETESQALSAEGHGLPRIGIGNNSFIEKTIIDKNSRIGNNVKISPAGKPQNYDGDFYYIRDGIVIIPRGGVVPHGTII
- the amrB gene encoding AmmeMemoRadiSam system protein B, whose translation is MNLKNLNKQKSVVRASCHGFSYPSDPLECLTKFRSFFDLPGACAWPEKNSIGKEKKERLAVLSPHIDFQVSPKAYTHAFSHWFSRAEADFFIILGVGHHSRLEWSIDSRDYITPLGRAYNRTDIVELIERSVNFSLADPYGHQKEHSIEFPIVFMQALRYWMGIQKPLEFIPILCGGLHDLIIYDNGKDALSMMRMLAAALREVLNAYGEKAALIISIDGCHIGPRFGHPLDLTKVLLKDTESWEKELWKKVEEQNLEGFLAHLQKEKNIRFFDGVGAIALLMEIFKDKPFFFKRTYYEQWFEPRDSSAVTFSSGFLTY